The Suncus etruscus isolate mSunEtr1 chromosome 14, mSunEtr1.pri.cur, whole genome shotgun sequence genome contains a region encoding:
- the LOC126028659 gene encoding vomeronasal type-1 receptor 4-like, with protein sequence MIGWSEIISFRDATVGGIILSEILLGTLGNFSLLYHYLLCYHTEGIVRPTDFILMHLTVSNFLLILSQGLPQTMATLGRKHFLNNLGCDLVLYIQRVGKGVSIGTTCLLSVFQAIMLSPMDSCWKDLKVKAPKYVTLSVCLCWILCMFVNLFFPLHILNVSRNWNMENITQKQDLGYCYTTIIEKVSGAVYSAVIVFPEISISVLLVWASGSMILFLYRHKKRVQHIHSNNVCPRSSAETRATQRILVLVSTFVCFHTFSSLLQMCMSLLNEENGWLLETAGIISLCFPTVSPFLKTEILQRYP encoded by the exons ATGATTGGATGGAGTGAGATAATATCCTTCAGGGATGCGACAGTAGGAGGGATTATCTTATCTGAGATTCTACTGGGAACACTGGgaaatttctctcttctttaccACTACCTGCTCTGTTACCACACTGAAGGCATAGTCAGGCCCACAGACTTCATTCTAATGCATCTGACTGTGTCCAACTTTTTGCTCATTCTCTCCCAAGGGCTCCCTCAAACAATGGCAACTTTGGGAAGAAAACATTTCCTCAATAATTTAGGCTGTGACCTTGTTTTGTACATTCAGAGAGTGGGCAAAGGTGTGTCCATTGGCACCACCTGCCTCTTGAGTGTCTTCCAGGCTATTATGCTCAGCCCTATGGACTCCTGCTGGAAGGATCTGAAAGTCAAAGCTCCAAAGTATGTCACTCTCTCTGTTTGTCTTTGTTGGATCCTGTGCATGTTTGTGAATCTGTTTTTTCCTCTGCACATATTGAATGTATCTCGCAACTGGAACATGGAAAACATCACACAGAAACAAGATTTGGGATATTGTTATACTACCATCATTGAGAAAGTCTCTGGTGCTGTCTATTCAGCTGTAATTGTATTTCCTGAAATTTCCATTTCTGTGCTCCTAGTCTGGGCCAGTGGTTCCATGATTCTCTTTCTGTACAGGCATAAGAAAAGAGTCCAGCACATTCACAGCAACAATGTTTGCCCCAGATCTTCAGCTGAAACTAGAGCCACCCAAAGAATCCTTGTTCTGGTGAGCACCTTTGTGTGTTTTCACAcattctcctctcttcttcaAATGTGTATGTCTCTACTCAATGAAGAAAATGGATGGTTACTTGAAACTGCAGGTATCATTTCTCTATGTTTTCCTACTGTGAGCCCCTTTTTG AAGACAGAGATCCTGCAGAGGTACCCTTAG